The following proteins come from a genomic window of Alicyclobacillus dauci:
- the rsmG gene encoding 16S rRNA (guanine(527)-N(7))-methyltransferase RsmG, giving the protein MVDIQWPRVLTEEQLLQLDRYRSLLVDWNERMNLTAITEEEEVYVKHFYDSLAVLTVSQWQEVAKTGTRVIDVGTGAGFPGIPLAIVESNMEFVLCDALQKRITFLQAVKDELGLQNVTFVHARSEDLARNPAYRGQFDIVVSRAVARLNILMELMCPFLRPGGRGFSYKGPGFDDERKDGERAAAKLRAKLMDAHTYLLPKSMGSRTIVVFEQSAPVPETYPRKAGVPQRKPL; this is encoded by the coding sequence ATGGTTGACATACAATGGCCACGGGTACTCACAGAGGAACAGCTTCTTCAATTAGATCGTTATCGCTCCTTGCTCGTGGATTGGAACGAACGGATGAACTTAACGGCCATCACAGAAGAGGAAGAGGTTTACGTGAAGCACTTTTACGACAGCCTCGCCGTCCTCACTGTGTCGCAGTGGCAGGAAGTCGCGAAGACGGGCACCCGGGTTATTGACGTGGGTACGGGTGCCGGCTTTCCAGGAATCCCGCTTGCAATCGTCGAATCTAACATGGAATTTGTTCTCTGTGACGCACTGCAGAAGCGAATCACGTTTTTACAGGCCGTGAAAGATGAGCTTGGCTTGCAAAATGTAACCTTCGTGCATGCCCGGTCTGAAGATCTCGCGCGCAATCCCGCATACCGGGGGCAATTCGATATAGTTGTCTCCCGCGCGGTCGCGCGGTTAAATATTCTCATGGAATTGATGTGTCCGTTTTTGCGTCCCGGTGGCCGTGGGTTTTCTTACAAGGGTCCTGGATTCGACGATGAACGGAAAGATGGAGAACGTGCTGCGGCAAAGCTTCGGGCTAAGTTGATGGATGCTCATACATATTTGCTGCCAAAATCAATGGGTTCGCGAACCATTGTTGTATTTGAGCAGTCGGCGCCTGTTCCGGAAACATATCCACGCAAAGCGGGGGTTCCTCAACGAAAGCCGCTGTAG
- the noc gene encoding nucleoid occlusion protein, translating into MKEAWGRFINLRDSGNPNNSTQAQVVEIPVNEIVSNPYQPRTIFNQEAIEELAKTIHTHGVIQPIVVRKKDREYELIAGERRLRAVRHLGWTTIPAIVREMNDAQTASAALIENLQREGLTPIEEAVAYQQLLELHGLTQESLAQRLGKGQSTIANKLRLLNLPEAVQNALLTKSITERHARALLAISSEELQIELLHECVDKGWNVKQMEERVKAKLTGMEQDGQKRGRARRKGLSKDVRLAVNTIRQSLEMIESTGLQVVYEEADEEEFYQFTIKVPKQNIPSNS; encoded by the coding sequence ATGAAAGAAGCGTGGGGACGGTTTATTAATCTGCGCGATTCCGGAAATCCCAACAACAGTACACAGGCTCAAGTTGTGGAGATACCCGTGAATGAAATTGTATCGAACCCATATCAACCACGGACTATATTTAACCAAGAGGCTATTGAAGAGCTTGCAAAGACCATTCATACACATGGGGTCATCCAGCCGATCGTCGTTCGTAAGAAAGACCGAGAGTATGAATTGATTGCAGGTGAGCGCCGCCTTCGGGCTGTGCGGCATCTTGGTTGGACAACTATTCCGGCTATCGTTCGTGAGATGAATGATGCGCAGACAGCTTCTGCGGCGCTCATTGAAAATTTGCAGCGTGAAGGGCTGACGCCGATCGAGGAAGCCGTTGCGTACCAGCAGCTTCTTGAGTTGCATGGCCTCACTCAGGAAAGCTTGGCGCAGCGGCTGGGTAAAGGGCAATCGACCATAGCCAACAAGTTGCGTCTGCTAAATCTGCCAGAAGCTGTCCAGAATGCATTGTTGACCAAATCCATCACGGAGCGCCATGCTCGTGCCTTGTTGGCCATTTCTTCTGAAGAACTCCAAATTGAGTTGCTCCACGAGTGCGTCGACAAAGGATGGAACGTCAAACAAATGGAAGAGCGCGTCAAGGCGAAACTGACCGGTATGGAACAAGACGGTCAAAAACGGGGTCGCGCGAGACGAAAAGGTTTGTCGAAGGACGTGCGGCTCGCCGTCAATACCATTCGACAATCGCTTGAGATGATAGAGAGTACCGGGCTTCAGGTTGTGTACGAAGAGGCCGACGAAGAAGAGTTTTATCAATTTACTATCAAAGTTCCAAAACAGAATATCCCATCGAACTCTTAG
- the ychF gene encoding redox-regulated ATPase YchF, giving the protein MPLQAGIVGLPNVGKSTLFNAITKAGAEAANYPFCTIDPNVGVVEVPDARLGKLAEIVHPKKIVPTAFEFVDIAGLVKGASQGEGLGNRFLGHIREVDAIVHVVRCFENGDITHVSGSVDPLRDIETIELELILADLESVQKRLDRAKKNMKSGDKKYKVEADALERLAAVMEEGKPGRSVELSDDEQQVLKDLHLLTTKPILYVANVGEDEAADSSANPHVQAVRERAATENAQVVVVSAQLEAEIAELEGEDRDAFLADLGLSEAGLDKLIRSAYELLGLRTYFTAGEPEVRAWTIRAGTKAPQAAGVIHSDFERGFIRAEVVGYEDLIQAGSYNVAREHGKVRLEGKDYVVADGDVMHFRFNV; this is encoded by the coding sequence ATGCCATTACAGGCTGGAATTGTAGGTTTACCAAACGTCGGAAAATCGACCCTATTTAATGCTATCACAAAGGCTGGGGCAGAAGCAGCTAATTATCCGTTTTGTACGATCGATCCAAACGTCGGTGTCGTTGAGGTACCCGATGCTCGATTGGGAAAACTTGCCGAAATCGTTCACCCGAAAAAGATTGTCCCAACTGCGTTCGAATTTGTCGACATCGCAGGACTTGTCAAGGGCGCTAGCCAAGGCGAGGGCCTCGGCAATCGCTTCTTGGGTCACATTCGCGAAGTCGACGCCATCGTGCACGTCGTGCGTTGTTTTGAAAATGGGGATATCACGCACGTGTCGGGCTCCGTGGATCCACTGCGCGACATTGAGACAATTGAACTTGAACTAATTTTGGCGGATCTGGAATCCGTTCAAAAACGCTTGGACAGAGCCAAGAAGAACATGAAGAGCGGGGACAAGAAATATAAAGTCGAGGCAGATGCACTGGAGCGGCTTGCTGCAGTCATGGAAGAGGGCAAGCCTGGTCGCAGTGTTGAACTGTCGGATGATGAGCAACAGGTTCTCAAGGACCTCCACCTGCTCACGACTAAGCCGATTCTTTATGTCGCAAATGTCGGTGAAGACGAAGCGGCAGACAGTTCGGCAAATCCACACGTTCAAGCGGTTCGTGAGAGGGCAGCGACTGAGAACGCTCAAGTGGTTGTCGTCAGTGCTCAACTCGAAGCCGAGATCGCAGAATTGGAAGGCGAGGACAGAGACGCTTTCCTAGCCGATCTCGGTCTCTCTGAAGCAGGTCTCGACAAACTCATTCGCAGCGCGTACGAATTGCTGGGTCTGCGTACGTACTTCACGGCGGGGGAACCAGAAGTTCGCGCGTGGACCATTCGTGCTGGAACGAAAGCGCCGCAGGCCGCTGGAGTCATTCACAGTGACTTCGAGCGGGGCTTTATCCGTGCAGAAGTGGTAGGCTATGAAGATCTCATTCAAGCAGGCAGCTACAACGTTGCTCGCGAACATGGAAAGGTTCGTCTGGAAGGCAAAGACTATGTCGTGGCAGATGGCGACGTTATGCACTTCCGATTTAATGTCTAA
- a CDS encoding ParA family protein yields the protein MSNARVIAIANQKGGVGKTTTAVNLGACLATLDKRVLLIDIDPQGNTTSGVGINKADVKYCVYDVIINDVSMSEAVMPSGLDNLSLLPATIQLAGAEIELVPTISREVRLRRAVQTMRSQYDYIVIDCPPSLGLLTVNALTAADSVLIPIQCEYYALEGLSQLLNTIRLVQKHLNTSLEVEGVVLTMLDARTNLGLQVIEDVKKFFRDKVYQTIIPRNVRLSEAPSHGQPIIHYDPKSRGAESYMELAKEVMGLE from the coding sequence GTGTCCAACGCCCGAGTAATCGCCATAGCGAACCAAAAAGGTGGCGTGGGAAAGACGACAACTGCAGTCAACCTCGGTGCGTGTTTGGCAACGCTGGATAAGCGGGTGCTTCTTATTGATATAGATCCACAGGGAAACACCACATCTGGAGTAGGAATCAACAAAGCTGATGTGAAATACTGCGTATATGACGTGATCATTAACGACGTGTCCATGTCGGAAGCCGTCATGCCGTCCGGGTTGGACAACCTATCCTTACTGCCTGCGACGATTCAACTTGCGGGTGCGGAAATTGAACTGGTTCCAACCATTTCGCGTGAAGTTCGACTACGCCGCGCAGTACAGACGATGCGTTCGCAATACGACTATATTGTCATCGATTGCCCGCCGTCCCTTGGATTGCTTACTGTCAACGCGCTGACAGCCGCTGATTCGGTGCTTATCCCAATTCAATGTGAGTACTATGCACTCGAGGGATTGAGCCAACTGCTGAATACGATCCGATTGGTACAGAAACATTTGAACACCTCTCTCGAAGTGGAAGGTGTTGTTTTGACGATGCTTGATGCACGTACAAACCTTGGTTTACAGGTTATTGAAGACGTAAAGAAGTTCTTCCGCGACAAGGTGTATCAGACAATCATTCCACGAAACGTCCGATTGAGTGAGGCTCCGAGTCATGGTCAACCCATTATCCACTATGATCCAAAGTCACGCGGGGCGGAATCCTATATGGAATTAGCCAAGGAAGTGATGGGACTTGAGTAA
- a CDS encoding molybdopterin-dependent oxidoreductase: protein MKIKTACPLDCYDGCSVIATVEDGKIIRLDGNPDHPITRGALCNRGRRLGERRDSDKRILHPMKKVAGEWVQISWERAIREIAAEIQETLSSDGHHAILHAFDWGSGAVLKSLNQRFFYQLGGCTETVGSLCWEAGLEAQRYDFGQARSHAPDDMVRHSQVIVVWGRNVATTNVHMMPFIKQSQARGAKLVVVNPLPTDIARRADFCVVPRPGTDAILALGVLRVCRDKGYVSETFLTDRSIGWDQLAATLDTYTLDFVSSTTDVPATDIERLADAYGRMGPVTTLLGLGMQRYAGGGNAIRAIDALAAATGNVGVPGGGVNYAQRGMASFFDEDSLTGRRAADVREFFRGTQAEEILASNPPIRMMFVTRTNPLTQVPDTELLKRAYGQIPCKVVIDTFMTKTAEMADYFLPCTNVMEEEDVTFTTMWHAYVSYIRPVVPPRGEAKPEWQIFRDLAEAMGRPDMMEGDVSTWLERILSPMLEDDHALTTLRSNGFMRLPIEDVPWADGSFMTPSGKFEFASEIAGQDGHSPVATYIPPVAGHGNEQYPYTLLTIHPRKHENSQREAVASEIDVPVVELSDQVAREKGIVQGGTVRVFNAKASVVCTANIVTGGHPYTVKLESGWWGQGVTINSFTDARRADFGQQTAQYDCACDVEATSPEASSKME, encoded by the coding sequence ATGAAGATCAAAACGGCCTGTCCACTTGACTGCTACGACGGTTGCAGCGTGATCGCGACGGTGGAGGATGGCAAGATAATCAGATTGGATGGCAACCCTGACCATCCTATCACACGCGGGGCTCTGTGTAACCGGGGACGTCGATTGGGGGAACGTCGGGACAGTGACAAGAGGATCCTGCACCCGATGAAGAAAGTGGCCGGTGAGTGGGTTCAAATCTCCTGGGAGAGGGCGATTCGCGAAATTGCCGCAGAGATTCAAGAGACGCTGTCAAGCGACGGGCATCACGCCATTTTGCATGCATTTGACTGGGGCTCCGGCGCCGTGCTCAAAAGTCTCAACCAGAGGTTTTTCTATCAGCTCGGCGGATGCACGGAAACAGTCGGCAGTTTGTGTTGGGAAGCAGGTCTCGAGGCACAGCGCTACGATTTTGGTCAAGCTCGCAGTCATGCGCCAGATGATATGGTGCGCCATAGCCAAGTCATTGTGGTCTGGGGCCGCAATGTGGCGACGACGAACGTGCATATGATGCCATTTATTAAACAGTCTCAGGCTCGGGGCGCGAAGCTGGTCGTCGTCAATCCGTTACCCACAGATATTGCACGTCGCGCCGATTTTTGCGTCGTGCCGAGACCGGGGACGGATGCCATTTTGGCCTTGGGTGTACTCCGTGTTTGTCGGGACAAGGGTTATGTGAGCGAGACCTTTTTGACAGATCGTTCGATTGGTTGGGACCAGTTGGCGGCAACGCTGGATACGTACACGCTTGATTTTGTTTCATCCACAACAGACGTCCCGGCAACGGATATCGAACGCCTTGCCGATGCTTATGGGAGGATGGGACCTGTGACGACCCTGCTCGGCCTCGGGATGCAGAGATACGCGGGCGGTGGCAACGCCATTCGGGCGATTGACGCATTGGCTGCCGCTACAGGGAATGTCGGCGTGCCAGGGGGAGGCGTGAACTACGCGCAGCGCGGTATGGCATCCTTTTTTGATGAAGATAGCTTGACGGGGCGTCGGGCGGCGGATGTGCGCGAGTTCTTTCGCGGGACACAGGCCGAGGAGATACTCGCATCGAATCCGCCCATTCGGATGATGTTCGTCACTCGTACAAATCCGCTCACGCAAGTACCAGATACAGAACTGTTGAAGCGGGCGTATGGGCAGATTCCGTGTAAAGTCGTGATCGATACGTTTATGACGAAAACCGCGGAAATGGCCGACTATTTTTTACCGTGTACGAATGTCATGGAAGAAGAGGACGTGACGTTCACGACGATGTGGCACGCATATGTCTCGTACATTCGCCCAGTGGTGCCTCCACGCGGTGAGGCGAAGCCGGAGTGGCAAATCTTCCGCGATCTCGCCGAAGCAATGGGCAGACCGGATATGATGGAGGGGGATGTCTCGACCTGGTTGGAACGAATCCTGTCGCCCATGTTGGAAGATGACCACGCGCTGACAACATTGCGATCGAACGGGTTTATGCGGTTGCCCATTGAGGATGTACCGTGGGCGGACGGATCGTTTATGACACCAAGCGGGAAATTCGAGTTTGCATCAGAAATTGCCGGCCAAGACGGTCATAGTCCAGTAGCGACATATATTCCGCCGGTTGCAGGCCACGGCAATGAACAATATCCGTATACATTGCTCACGATCCACCCGCGGAAGCACGAGAATTCACAGCGGGAAGCCGTGGCATCGGAGATCGACGTACCGGTTGTTGAATTGTCTGATCAAGTAGCGCGCGAAAAAGGGATTGTACAGGGTGGAACGGTCCGTGTTTTCAATGCGAAAGCAAGTGTTGTCTGCACGGCCAACATTGTCACCGGTGGCCACCCGTACACGGTGAAGCTCGAGTCGGGTTGGTGGGGACAAGGCGTGACCATCAATAGTTTCACGGATGCTCGAAGGGCAGACTTCGGCCAGCAGACGGCGCAATACGATTGTGCGTGCGATGTGGAAGCCACATCTCCTGAGGCTTCTTCAAAAATGGAGTGA
- a CDS encoding DUF4446 family protein has product MIFQTLAHYTLYIAVASAVLSIICLILAIVAVSGNRRMKRRLQQWKDISTTADLEEVFASTKQAVASIRHQVMETEQALQQLEDEMKRKVSTPQIQRYNAFAEVGSDLSYSVALLDEEGDGVVLTSIYGRDDSVTYGKPVNKGDSNYLLTTEEKAVIKASLRKGNHPYEVKSMS; this is encoded by the coding sequence ATGATTTTTCAAACGTTAGCCCACTATACTTTGTACATAGCCGTAGCCTCGGCGGTTCTATCCATCATCTGTCTCATCCTCGCCATTGTTGCCGTGTCTGGCAATCGCCGCATGAAAAGACGTTTGCAACAGTGGAAAGACATCAGCACGACAGCAGATCTCGAGGAAGTGTTTGCGAGCACCAAACAGGCTGTTGCCTCCATTCGCCATCAAGTCATGGAGACGGAACAGGCTTTGCAGCAACTTGAAGACGAGATGAAGAGAAAGGTCTCAACACCCCAAATTCAGCGGTACAATGCCTTCGCGGAAGTGGGTAGTGACCTGAGTTACTCCGTCGCCCTGCTCGATGAAGAAGGAGACGGAGTTGTGCTGACGTCTATCTATGGGCGAGATGATTCTGTCACGTACGGCAAACCTGTTAACAAAGGAGATTCCAACTATCTCTTAACCACGGAAGAAAAAGCAGTTATTAAAGCCTCGCTCCGCAAAGGAAATCATCCATACGAAGTTAAGTCCATGAGCTAA
- a CDS encoding mechanosensitive ion channel family protein — translation MGHFWDVVKADFIKNMPNAEVIIWDIVKVVIFLILARIIINIAKRIVARLFNMQRVRMDKRRKDTLESLFDNVIRYTVYFLLIVEILSTFHVNIAALLAGAGIVGLAVGFGAQSIIKDILTGLFILFEDQYGVGDTVQINNFTGTVIFIGVRLTRVQAWTGEVEVIPNGQITTVRNFSRTNSMAVIDIGVAYGANLKQAMATIEHVMHELQGEEENIVGVVSVLGVQALRDSDVLIRATAECAPTTQFAVQRKAQQRIKEAFDAAGIEIPFPQQTVWLQTRVSDSAHS, via the coding sequence ATGGGTCATTTCTGGGACGTCGTAAAAGCTGACTTTATTAAAAACATGCCAAATGCTGAAGTGATTATCTGGGACATTGTAAAAGTCGTCATCTTTTTAATTTTGGCGAGGATTATCATAAACATAGCAAAGCGCATCGTGGCTAGATTGTTTAACATGCAGAGAGTCCGCATGGACAAGCGTCGCAAAGATACGCTAGAATCGCTGTTTGATAACGTGATTCGATATACTGTCTATTTTCTTCTCATCGTTGAGATTCTGTCGACTTTTCACGTGAATATTGCTGCACTGTTAGCCGGTGCTGGGATTGTTGGGCTGGCTGTGGGCTTTGGTGCACAAAGTATCATCAAAGACATTCTGACAGGGCTGTTTATTCTGTTTGAAGACCAGTATGGTGTTGGCGATACGGTACAAATCAACAATTTTACTGGGACGGTCATTTTCATTGGGGTACGCTTGACGCGCGTTCAAGCCTGGACGGGTGAGGTAGAGGTGATCCCGAATGGCCAAATCACGACGGTTCGGAACTTTTCGCGTACGAACTCCATGGCGGTCATCGACATTGGTGTTGCTTATGGTGCAAATCTGAAACAAGCCATGGCTACCATCGAACACGTCATGCATGAGTTGCAGGGAGAAGAAGAGAACATTGTTGGGGTCGTGTCTGTTCTCGGCGTACAAGCTCTTCGTGACTCCGATGTGTTGATTCGGGCAACAGCTGAATGTGCTCCAACGACGCAATTCGCCGTTCAACGCAAGGCTCAGCAAAGGATTAAGGAAGCGTTTGATGCGGCCGGAATTGAAATTCCATTTCCACAGCAAACGGTTTGGTTGCAGACTCGTGTATCAGATAGTGCTCACAGCTAA
- a CDS encoding DUF951 domain-containing protein yields MSSVEYQLNDIVRMKKPHACGENQWQVIRLGMDIRIKCQKCGHSVLIPRARFDRLIRKVLVPSERRDNHEDQNGLST; encoded by the coding sequence GTGTCGTCAGTCGAATATCAGTTGAATGACATCGTGCGAATGAAAAAGCCGCACGCATGTGGTGAGAATCAGTGGCAAGTTATCCGGCTTGGCATGGATATTCGCATTAAGTGCCAGAAGTGCGGGCACAGTGTGCTGATTCCCAGAGCACGATTTGATCGGCTGATTCGCAAAGTTCTTGTTCCAAGTGAGAGAAGGGACAATCATGAAGATCAAAACGGCCTGTCCACTTGA
- a CDS encoding DUF554 domain-containing protein: MMFLLGTIVNSVAILFGTLIGLALPRIPDRMKDTVMKGLAMCVMLIGVSMALGDGSDILIIIISIVIGAVIGEWVNIDDGLLRFGKWIERRLQRVYKGPIAEGFVSASLLFCIGSMAIVGAIQDGLDGSHKTLFAKSILDMFSAIVFSTTLGFGVGLAAIPVFLYQGTIALVSHMAGSVLNDAAVISCITATGGLMIVAIGFNMYGLNKIHVANLLPAIVIAPVIKALQPHFVHWFHVFS; the protein is encoded by the coding sequence ATGATGTTTCTTTTGGGGACAATCGTTAATTCGGTCGCCATTCTCTTCGGTACGCTGATTGGGTTGGCCCTACCGAGAATCCCGGACCGAATGAAAGATACCGTCATGAAAGGGTTGGCCATGTGCGTCATGCTGATTGGTGTAAGCATGGCACTCGGAGATGGTTCGGATATCTTGATCATCATCATCAGTATCGTCATCGGTGCTGTAATTGGCGAATGGGTGAACATCGATGATGGACTCTTGCGGTTTGGAAAGTGGATTGAACGTCGCCTGCAACGGGTATACAAAGGACCAATAGCGGAAGGTTTTGTCTCCGCCAGTCTCCTCTTTTGTATCGGCTCCATGGCGATTGTTGGAGCCATTCAAGATGGACTCGACGGTTCACACAAAACACTTTTTGCTAAATCCATTTTGGATATGTTTTCGGCCATTGTTTTCTCCACGACTTTAGGTTTTGGCGTTGGCCTCGCAGCAATCCCTGTGTTCCTGTATCAAGGTACCATTGCGTTGGTATCCCACATGGCTGGCAGTGTTTTGAACGATGCTGCAGTGATTTCGTGCATTACGGCAACGGGCGGACTGATGATAGTTGCCATTGGTTTTAACATGTACGGATTGAACAAAATTCATGTGGCGAATTTATTGCCCGCCATCGTCATTGCACCTGTTATTAAGGCCTTACAGCCGCATTTTGTTCATTGGTTTCATGTATTTTCATGA
- a CDS encoding ParB/RepB/Spo0J family partition protein, with amino-acid sequence MSKRGLGRGLDALIPQLNVSDNDFVVSVDVRDLRPNPYQPRRVFNEEKLHELSQSIREHGVIQPLIVRKSEVRGFDIVAGERRYRAAKLAGLQVVPAVVRDLTDVKLMEIALIENLQREDLNPIEVADAYANLIEKCELTQDELAQRVGQSRSHVANMLRLLNLPVAIRDMVSRGTLTMGHARALLSVEDKERQILLANQTVEEEWSVRKLETVIYEPKRTVSRETQTKVLPSSYRRYEEQVQQYLGTSVRIQHGKKRGRIEIEYFSEEDLERIMHLMLSNIQ; translated from the coding sequence TTGAGTAAACGTGGTCTTGGACGTGGTCTGGATGCACTCATCCCACAGTTGAATGTGTCAGATAACGATTTTGTCGTATCGGTCGATGTACGTGATTTGCGCCCCAATCCTTATCAACCACGCCGTGTGTTCAATGAGGAAAAACTCCATGAACTCTCTCAATCGATTCGGGAACACGGCGTCATTCAGCCCCTCATTGTGCGTAAAAGTGAAGTGCGTGGGTTCGATATCGTTGCAGGAGAGCGTCGTTATCGTGCTGCGAAGCTTGCTGGACTACAAGTCGTGCCAGCGGTCGTTCGCGACCTGACTGACGTTAAGTTAATGGAGATTGCGCTCATTGAGAATCTGCAGCGGGAAGATTTAAACCCGATCGAAGTTGCAGATGCATATGCAAATTTGATCGAAAAATGTGAGCTCACTCAGGATGAATTAGCGCAGAGAGTAGGACAAAGTCGCAGTCATGTCGCGAATATGCTACGCCTCTTGAACCTTCCGGTGGCGATCCGCGACATGGTTTCACGTGGAACATTGACCATGGGGCATGCTCGTGCCTTGCTTTCCGTAGAGGATAAAGAACGACAAATTCTCCTTGCCAATCAAACAGTTGAAGAGGAGTGGAGTGTTCGTAAGTTGGAGACGGTCATTTACGAACCGAAAAGGACTGTTTCACGTGAAACACAAACGAAAGTGCTTCCCTCGTCCTATCGTCGCTATGAGGAACAGGTTCAGCAATATTTAGGTACATCCGTGCGAATTCAACACGGAAAGAAACGCGGTCGGATCGAAATTGAATATTTTTCGGAAGAAGATCTCGAACGTATCATGCATTTGATGTTGTCCAACATTCAGTAG
- the yyaC gene encoding spore protease YyaC codes for MKNSKTDTTVVPAGGLIGRVSFDEEGAARKLESLLDVGLGHIQQSQVLIVCVGTDRSTGDAFGPIIGSRLKEMPRIPGVDVLGTLDEPVHAVNLVYTLESIKERYRTPPFIIALDACLGKFDHVGQISVENGPLRPGAGVKKSLPEFGDLTLTGIVNVSGFMEYFVLQNTRLSIVMRMCETVVNALRGSLHKHHFRQTMRMGI; via the coding sequence TTGAAAAATAGCAAAACGGACACAACAGTAGTTCCAGCGGGAGGGCTCATTGGGAGAGTCTCGTTTGATGAAGAGGGCGCAGCTCGCAAACTTGAATCACTCTTGGACGTTGGACTCGGTCACATCCAGCAATCGCAAGTGCTCATCGTGTGTGTTGGTACGGATCGATCCACTGGTGATGCATTCGGACCTATCATTGGGTCCCGGTTGAAAGAGATGCCGCGAATCCCTGGAGTCGATGTTTTAGGTACGCTGGACGAGCCAGTACACGCGGTCAACCTAGTGTACACACTTGAGAGCATTAAGGAACGGTATCGAACACCACCGTTCATCATTGCACTCGATGCGTGCCTTGGTAAGTTCGATCACGTCGGACAGATTTCAGTTGAAAATGGTCCACTCCGTCCAGGGGCTGGTGTGAAAAAGAGCTTGCCGGAGTTTGGGGATTTGACATTGACGGGCATCGTTAATGTGAGTGGATTTATGGAGTACTTCGTTTTGCAAAACACAAGACTGAGTATCGTCATGCGAATGTGCGAAACCGTCGTGAACGCTTTGAGAGGCAGTTTGCATAAGCATCACTTTCGACAGACCATGCGAATGGGCATTTAA